The Chitinophaga flava genome has a segment encoding these proteins:
- a CDS encoding RNA polymerase sigma factor, with protein sequence MQNSEDIELLHQIKAGDQKAFETCFNKHWHLLYSLAGRILKSDDDAKDVVQLVYISLWGRREQLEITGSLQHYLLQAVRFQSFKRLQEILKSPEHLDRVEEEFLPVLNSIWDKLHESDLFNEISTQLETLPPRTREMFLMSRRQQLSIAEIALRMGVSEKTVRNQLHIALKTLRHHIAVAIIMAEMVC encoded by the coding sequence ATGCAAAACAGTGAAGATATCGAGTTGCTCCACCAGATCAAGGCCGGTGACCAGAAAGCTTTTGAAACATGTTTCAATAAGCACTGGCATCTATTATATTCCCTGGCCGGCAGAATACTGAAATCAGATGATGACGCGAAAGATGTGGTACAGCTGGTATATATCTCCCTGTGGGGCAGACGCGAACAGCTGGAGATCACCGGCTCCCTGCAGCATTACCTGTTGCAGGCAGTCAGGTTTCAGTCGTTTAAAAGATTACAGGAGATACTGAAAAGTCCCGAACACCTCGATAGGGTAGAAGAAGAGTTCCTGCCCGTATTAAACAGTATTTGGGACAAACTGCACGAATCAGACCTCTTTAATGAGATATCCACTCAGCTGGAAACATTGCCGCCCAGAACCCGGGAAATGTTTCTGATGAGCCGTCGTCAACAACTCTCTATCGCTGAAATAGCCCTGCGCATGGGCGTATCGGAAAAAACAGTCCGCAACCAGCTGCATATCGCGCTCAAAACCCTTCGTCATCATATTGCGGTAGCCATCATTATGGCCGAGATGGTTTGTTAA
- a CDS encoding FecR family protein — MNVAQLKRIINRYLAGNASGKEAALMEAWYEEALEEARQQPATGQSETHRQQVLERLHLEMQNTPTGRVIRFSGARNIAAACIVLLGGASLGYRYQFDILDLVDPIPVETVTAHAFQVKQVILPDSSRVVLNANSEISYPKKFRGKKRQVHLNGEAFFDVVRNPSAAFTITAPHLQVKVLGTSFVMTDSSHIQAARVSVKTGRVAVSADVKGFPVTQLTANQELFYDEAGGVVNINKHQDVDIGWTNKQLVFNNVALSEVFREIENMFHVKINVRDTVINEMKFTGAFEPGDPLPDMLKVIALSYRLTIHKNKDGTINISN; from the coding sequence ATGAATGTAGCACAACTAAAAAGAATCATCAACAGGTATCTGGCAGGTAATGCTTCGGGTAAAGAAGCTGCGCTGATGGAAGCGTGGTATGAAGAGGCCCTGGAGGAAGCCCGGCAACAGCCTGCCACGGGGCAAAGCGAAACCCACCGGCAGCAGGTGCTGGAAAGATTACACCTCGAAATGCAGAACACACCAACGGGAAGGGTTATACGTTTTTCGGGAGCCCGGAATATTGCGGCTGCCTGTATAGTATTGCTGGGGGGGGCTTCCCTGGGATACCGCTACCAGTTCGATATTCTCGACCTGGTAGATCCGATACCCGTGGAAACCGTTACTGCTCATGCTTTCCAGGTTAAACAGGTAATACTGCCCGATAGCTCCAGGGTAGTCCTCAACGCCAATAGTGAAATCAGTTATCCTAAAAAATTCCGGGGTAAAAAAAGACAGGTACATCTGAATGGGGAGGCCTTTTTTGATGTGGTCCGTAATCCTTCGGCTGCCTTTACCATCACGGCGCCGCATCTGCAGGTGAAAGTCCTCGGTACCTCTTTTGTGATGACAGACAGCAGCCATATACAGGCTGCCAGGGTAAGTGTGAAAACCGGGAGGGTAGCGGTATCGGCCGATGTAAAAGGATTTCCGGTTACTCAGCTGACCGCCAACCAGGAACTGTTCTACGACGAAGCCGGCGGGGTGGTCAATATCAATAAACACCAGGATGTGGATATCGGCTGGACCAACAAACAGCTGGTATTTAACAATGTGGCCCTGTCCGAGGTTTTCCGTGAAATCGAAAATATGTTTCATGTAAAAATAAATGTCAGGGATACAGTTATAAATGAGATGAAATTTACTGGCGCTTTTGAACCCGGTGATCCTTTACCGGATATGCTGAAAGTGATCGCATTATCTTATAGGTTAACCATTCATAAAAACAAAGACGGAACAATAAACATCAGCAACTAA
- a CDS encoding TonB-dependent receptor domain-containing protein: MKEKFLPGLKRKVWRWACCLTLLLGMAATAMAQEGTLNKKISISFNNEGLARCLEIVQQRGGVTFFYNPAEVNATIKKYNTRFDNKTIQEVLTSLLQGTGLEFEMADSKKVVIRKAQAIKHETPRKWRSVSGVVRDAKKNAPIAGAEILVQSSGSHLTADAHGRFTAEVKDTVDVLVVYFVGYATKMVKVGASSALDIHIQADSKTLGGVTVEARRRTNTEASLLNDRKNSAIISDGISAQNIERTASITTTQALQRVSGVTITDDKYVAIRGLGDRSVIGQLNGVRLASSDPDRSAIPLDLVPSSLLDNITVYKSNTPDKPADASAGIVELKTKSIPDRETFNLTIQSGFNTQVGLGGKVNSFYNSESGFLGEKIKNKGLTNEFQALSKQYPNGLREIQDKISNGRNDPAMLAEANRINGIMHQFDPVLTTKYKSAPLNQLYALTYGNNFKVFKKHQVGIIAGANYYSRVTDTYGGDLTQWSIYQGVLTGSNEVYSPRIIPNYITPNNIHLGKYLTYKENTGIQTLNYGFLGGVAYRFNPQHEISMQYLGSRGAETRASNLYGAYDYTGLPGTVSNIIYSLKQSYRTLNTFNLQGEHKLLKGDYSPRLSYNLATSSSSQDDPDYRFVNLAAYKPVGGGAYPRPTQQPGSPPEFVYSTDLYSLVSGYVNGYGPYGIIQADPNGRRFRKLHETNYNYKADLMIPFKVAGMRQEFKTGVNYLHRKRDFTENVLFLPGSNYSANKALPLYEVNGNLDRLVGFDRIGIRPPSGYNNEGQPVTGGFLYNIQKSPNNYKGFYETRAFYGMLDLHLTDNLRLTGGVRFELTDIQAAVDTSGVFLDPTITTPDKDGNKVNLVYTEPNSIYKTDYTPYYSANLTYTLNKKMNFRLGYSNSLARPELRELTNVFDFDPFQFALVVGNPKLKNQLTTNYDFRWEWFPSAGEVLSASVFYKEIDNQLTKIYKQHSTGLDARFPEFPAIEFQNDPNKGRVYGIELEAVKNLGPLVPVLNHFNLGANLLLAQSEIKKSAERMLASQALDRRAPANSPLFEQAPYSVNVFLNYFNSKIGTDITTTFNMVGERLIQVNLDGTPDLYTRPNPVLDIVLSQRIVKRLQFKGYAKNILDRPLQEVYANPNTGGKYYGKEYIRRSYKRGTEIMLGLSYTL; this comes from the coding sequence ATGAAGGAAAAATTTTTACCAGGATTAAAACGGAAAGTGTGGAGATGGGCCTGTTGCCTGACGTTACTGCTAGGTATGGCAGCAACAGCAATGGCACAGGAAGGCACGTTGAACAAAAAGATCAGTATCAGCTTCAACAATGAAGGGCTGGCCCGCTGCCTGGAAATAGTACAGCAACGGGGCGGCGTCACCTTCTTTTACAACCCTGCAGAAGTAAATGCCACCATCAAAAAATACAACACACGCTTTGATAACAAAACCATCCAGGAGGTATTAACCTCTTTGTTGCAAGGCACCGGCCTTGAGTTTGAAATGGCCGACAGTAAGAAGGTGGTCATCCGCAAAGCCCAGGCGATCAAACACGAAACACCGCGCAAATGGAGATCTGTGAGCGGGGTGGTCAGAGATGCAAAGAAAAACGCACCAATAGCCGGTGCGGAAATTCTGGTGCAGAGCAGTGGGAGCCATCTCACTGCTGACGCCCATGGCCGGTTTACAGCGGAAGTAAAAGATACAGTAGACGTGCTGGTCGTATACTTTGTAGGGTATGCTACCAAAATGGTGAAAGTAGGCGCCAGCTCAGCACTCGATATCCACATACAAGCCGACAGTAAAACACTGGGTGGCGTTACCGTGGAAGCAAGACGCAGAACCAATACCGAAGCCTCTTTGCTCAACGACCGTAAAAATTCGGCCATCATCTCCGATGGTATCTCTGCACAGAATATCGAACGTACAGCCAGTATTACCACCACACAGGCATTACAACGGGTATCCGGTGTAACGATCACCGACGATAAATATGTAGCCATCCGCGGCCTCGGAGACCGCAGTGTGATCGGACAGCTCAACGGCGTGCGCCTGGCCTCCTCAGACCCCGACCGCAGCGCTATCCCGCTGGACCTCGTACCTTCCAGCCTGCTTGATAATATCACCGTTTATAAAAGTAATACCCCCGACAAGCCCGCAGACGCTTCCGCCGGTATCGTAGAGCTGAAAACAAAATCCATCCCCGACAGGGAAACATTCAACCTCACCATACAAAGCGGCTTCAACACACAGGTAGGCCTCGGCGGAAAAGTAAACAGCTTCTATAACAGTGAAAGCGGTTTTCTCGGAGAAAAAATAAAAAACAAAGGACTCACCAACGAGTTCCAGGCTTTGTCTAAACAATATCCCAACGGCCTGAGAGAAATACAGGATAAAATTTCCAACGGTCGCAACGATCCGGCCATGCTCGCAGAAGCCAACCGTATCAACGGTATCATGCACCAGTTTGATCCTGTGCTGACCACCAAATACAAATCAGCACCGCTTAATCAACTGTATGCACTGACTTACGGTAATAATTTTAAAGTGTTTAAAAAACACCAGGTGGGCATTATCGCCGGCGCAAACTATTACAGCCGCGTTACAGACACCTATGGTGGCGACCTGACACAATGGAGTATCTATCAGGGTGTACTCACCGGTAGCAACGAGGTGTACAGCCCCCGCATCATCCCCAACTACATCACACCCAACAATATCCACCTGGGCAAATACCTGACTTATAAAGAAAATACTGGTATACAAACATTGAACTACGGCTTCCTCGGAGGCGTGGCCTATCGTTTTAATCCGCAGCATGAAATCAGTATGCAATACCTGGGCAGCCGCGGCGCAGAAACCAGGGCCAGCAACCTTTACGGTGCCTATGATTATACTGGTTTACCCGGAACTGTCTCTAACATTATCTATTCACTTAAACAGAGCTACCGTACCCTTAATACTTTTAATCTCCAGGGTGAACACAAGCTGCTCAAAGGAGATTACAGTCCGCGCCTGAGTTATAATCTCGCTACTTCGTCTTCCAGTCAGGATGACCCGGATTATCGTTTTGTGAACCTGGCAGCTTATAAACCTGTTGGTGGTGGTGCTTATCCACGCCCTACGCAGCAGCCGGGCAGCCCCCCTGAATTTGTTTATTCAACAGACTTATACTCCCTGGTATCCGGCTATGTAAATGGCTATGGTCCCTACGGTATCATCCAGGCCGATCCCAACGGCCGCCGTTTCCGTAAACTGCATGAAACCAACTACAACTACAAAGCCGACCTGATGATACCTTTCAAGGTGGCAGGCATGCGTCAGGAGTTTAAAACCGGTGTCAACTATCTTCATCGTAAAAGAGATTTTACAGAAAACGTATTATTTCTGCCTGGCTCCAACTACTCTGCCAACAAGGCTTTGCCGCTGTATGAAGTAAATGGTAACCTGGACCGCCTCGTAGGATTTGACCGCATCGGTATCCGTCCGCCTTCCGGTTATAACAACGAAGGTCAACCTGTTACCGGTGGCTTTTTATACAATATCCAGAAATCACCCAACAACTATAAAGGGTTTTATGAAACCCGCGCTTTCTATGGTATGCTCGACCTGCATCTGACCGATAACCTGCGCCTCACTGGTGGCGTACGTTTTGAGCTGACCGATATACAGGCTGCCGTAGATACATCCGGCGTTTTCCTCGACCCTACCATCACCACGCCTGATAAAGACGGCAACAAAGTGAACCTGGTATATACTGAGCCTAACTCTATCTACAAAACAGACTATACACCTTACTACTCTGCTAACCTGACCTATACACTGAATAAAAAGATGAATTTCCGCCTGGGCTACAGCAATTCACTGGCACGTCCGGAGCTGCGGGAACTGACCAACGTTTTTGATTTTGACCCTTTCCAGTTTGCATTGGTAGTTGGTAACCCTAAGCTGAAGAATCAGCTCACCACCAACTACGATTTCCGCTGGGAATGGTTCCCTTCTGCTGGTGAAGTGTTGTCTGCTTCTGTATTTTATAAAGAGATCGATAACCAGCTGACGAAAATATACAAACAACATTCTACCGGACTGGATGCACGTTTCCCTGAGTTCCCGGCTATCGAATTTCAAAATGATCCCAACAAAGGACGGGTGTATGGTATAGAGCTGGAAGCAGTGAAAAACCTTGGTCCACTGGTGCCTGTGCTGAATCACTTCAACCTGGGTGCTAACCTCTTGCTGGCACAAAGTGAAATCAAAAAAAGCGCGGAAAGGATGCTGGCTTCTCAGGCACTGGATCGTCGCGCACCCGCCAACAGTCCGCTGTTTGAACAGGCTCCTTACTCTGTGAACGTTTTCCTGAACTATTTCAACAGCAAAATCGGAACAGATATCACCACCACCTTCAACATGGTAGGAGAGCGGTTGATACAGGTAAACCTCGATGGTACACCTGATCTGTACACCCGCCCCAATCCTGTGCTGGACATCGTGCTGAGCCAGCGTATTGTTAAACGCCTGCAGTTTAAAGGTTATGCCAAAAACATACTGGACAGGCCCCTGCAGGAAGTTTACGCCAACCCCAATACCGGTGGTAAATACTACGGAAAAGAGTATATCCGCAGAAGTTATAAACGTGGTACAGAGATCATGCTGGGGCTGAGTTATACTTTATAA
- a CDS encoding DUF4397 domain-containing protein, translated as MMKRFLHYVCLYLLCAGGLASCTKKEDFAYDNRVNPQADAASSVRIVNMRGATELMVNGKQLSAFALPNIEGFYDQYTTKATPWFPENGRMGLTYTIPQQFVGADGTVKDIRFAAFTRDYSLGLTRGFNAKDNFNNPTDYYFAYFGPNASQYSDSLFAIPRSVSPPANPAHCKVRLLNLSSTNSAFGGTMRVTWADGTVIAGLDNIPVGQYSDYVELPYGTYQLKVMTMDGLLVPGVGGSAQFLNVVNPQTGTMLLPGVQSRPPVNGFVDSKLTFAPLKTYQPGGVYTIAVADCPNFRNSNGGTNGETYPSKNNAFRIIADAEPQNTSYARLQAINVVPGKQIKVTMNGRSLGNTLGFSAATAFDQYLTGTHVLKVTDAAGNPLADSTFSLQPGDNRTAWIYEKNGKTGISLVANNLSNVYYTGATEDGSYSNIKVEFPSWVRFMNFCPDLPEATFTTDDGQTFGDGSASQHLLLGIPAVKNPYVMLNANFYQSIWAYASQYNVVPGNWLREVTTLKSRDFIANPALYPGGLPVSESGIYTVALIGNINTSKPGSEKARMIIIRHNQ; from the coding sequence ATGATGAAAAGATTCCTACACTATGTATGCTTGTATCTGTTGTGTGCCGGAGGACTTGCATCCTGTACCAAGAAAGAAGACTTTGCCTACGACAACAGAGTCAATCCGCAGGCAGATGCAGCTTCCAGCGTTCGTATTGTGAACATGCGGGGCGCTACGGAGCTGATGGTCAACGGTAAACAGCTGTCTGCTTTTGCCCTGCCTAATATTGAAGGCTTCTATGACCAATATACAACCAAGGCCACGCCCTGGTTTCCGGAAAACGGCCGTATGGGACTTACCTATACTATTCCACAGCAGTTTGTGGGTGCAGATGGAACGGTGAAGGATATACGTTTTGCTGCTTTTACCAGAGACTATTCCCTGGGGCTGACAAGAGGTTTCAATGCCAAAGATAATTTCAACAATCCTACAGACTATTACTTTGCTTATTTCGGGCCTAATGCCAGCCAGTATTCCGACTCTTTGTTTGCCATCCCGCGCTCTGTATCACCGCCGGCCAATCCTGCTCACTGTAAGGTGCGCCTGCTGAATCTCAGCTCTACCAACTCCGCCTTTGGCGGTACTATGCGGGTAACCTGGGCAGATGGTACAGTGATCGCGGGGCTTGATAATATTCCCGTAGGGCAATATTCTGATTATGTGGAACTGCCTTATGGCACTTACCAGTTGAAAGTAATGACTATGGACGGGCTGCTGGTACCAGGTGTAGGCGGAAGTGCACAATTCTTAAATGTGGTGAATCCGCAAACCGGTACCATGCTGCTGCCCGGTGTACAGAGCCGGCCACCGGTAAATGGTTTTGTAGATTCAAAGCTCACCTTCGCTCCGCTGAAAACCTATCAGCCTGGTGGCGTGTATACCATTGCCGTTGCCGACTGCCCTAATTTCCGTAACTCCAACGGTGGCACCAACGGTGAAACTTACCCTTCCAAAAACAATGCTTTCCGCATCATCGCCGATGCAGAGCCGCAGAATACTTCCTATGCCAGATTACAGGCTATTAACGTGGTACCGGGCAAACAGATTAAAGTGACGATGAATGGAAGATCACTGGGCAATACCCTCGGTTTCTCCGCTGCCACTGCCTTTGATCAGTATCTAACAGGAACGCATGTATTAAAAGTGACCGATGCTGCCGGAAACCCGCTGGCCGACAGTACTTTTTCCCTGCAGCCTGGAGACAACCGTACTGCATGGATATACGAAAAGAATGGAAAAACAGGTATCAGCCTGGTGGCCAACAACCTGAGCAATGTATACTATACCGGCGCCACAGAAGACGGCAGTTACAGCAACATAAAAGTGGAATTCCCCAGCTGGGTACGTTTCATGAACTTCTGTCCTGATCTGCCGGAAGCTACTTTCACTACAGATGACGGTCAGACCTTCGGAGATGGCAGTGCCAGCCAGCACCTGCTGCTGGGCATCCCCGCAGTAAAGAATCCTTATGTGATGCTGAACGCCAATTTCTACCAGAGCATCTGGGCATACGCTTCACAGTATAATGTAGTGCCGGGCAACTGGCTGCGGGAAGTGACCACGCTGAAGAGCCGCGACTTTATTGCCAATCCTGCACTCTATCCGGGCGGATTGCCCGTGAGCGAATCCGGTATCTATACGGTAGCACTGATCGGCAACATCAATACCAGCAAACCGGGGAGTGAAAAAGCCCGGATGATCATCATCAGACATAATCAGTAA
- a CDS encoding fasciclin domain-containing protein has product MRYYTLPCLFFFLLLMMAGCRKDNLTPPRETAPTRSLGEFIRNNYDLSLLSAAMQKAGILDSLNQPGPFTCFAPDNKAFNDIGITSPRDFDTIDAESLRRWVKYHVLKDRKYISEFPLQMGNKYTTLAGADLYVSSSDAPYMDKTPTESRSVFVNGSMIFPAPKRNLALANGVIHVIRKPLNYTPGTVQDYLQADTSLSIFVAAMKRFALWDGLKEKGPFTVYVPGNEAFRKNGFTADSISRMDPEKFQQIIFAIYPLMLKSKHIFSTDWGQINGQSGAVNTMISVPGFVILPFYSYNFYNNTEDVRIDIMMEKGGYNANGPQRLNYRNGFANGADRVVSNGILHILDDLMLYPHTLRK; this is encoded by the coding sequence ATGCGATATTATACCTTGCCTTGCTTGTTTTTCTTCTTGCTGCTGATGATGGCAGGATGCAGGAAAGATAACCTGACACCACCCAGGGAAACAGCGCCCACCCGCTCGCTGGGAGAGTTTATCCGCAACAACTATGACCTGAGCCTTCTGTCGGCAGCCATGCAGAAAGCAGGCATACTGGACAGTCTTAACCAGCCAGGCCCCTTTACTTGTTTTGCGCCTGATAACAAAGCCTTTAATGATATCGGTATTACCAGCCCTCGTGATTTTGATACTATAGATGCTGAGTCGCTGCGCAGATGGGTGAAATACCACGTTTTAAAAGACAGAAAATATATCTCCGAGTTTCCGCTGCAGATGGGTAATAAGTATACAACCCTGGCAGGAGCTGACCTGTACGTGTCTTCCTCCGATGCGCCGTATATGGATAAAACGCCAACTGAAAGCAGAAGTGTATTTGTAAATGGATCGATGATATTTCCGGCGCCTAAACGAAATTTAGCACTGGCCAACGGGGTGATACACGTGATCCGTAAACCGCTCAATTATACACCGGGCACTGTACAGGATTATCTGCAGGCAGATACCAGCCTGTCAATATTTGTGGCCGCCATGAAACGTTTCGCACTGTGGGATGGCCTGAAGGAAAAAGGCCCTTTCACCGTATACGTGCCTGGCAATGAAGCCTTCCGTAAGAATGGTTTTACAGCTGACAGTATCAGCCGTATGGACCCTGAAAAATTTCAGCAAATCATCTTTGCCATCTATCCGCTGATGCTGAAGTCCAAACATATTTTCTCTACCGACTGGGGACAGATCAATGGCCAGTCTGGTGCGGTAAACACTATGATCAGTGTGCCCGGCTTTGTGATATTACCTTTTTACTCCTATAATTTTTATAACAACACGGAAGATGTCCGGATTGATATAATGATGGAAAAAGGAGGATATAATGCCAATGGCCCCCAGAGACTGAATTACCGGAACGGGTTTGCGAATGGAGCTGACCGTGTTGTATCCAATGGGATACTGCATATCCTGGATGACCTGATGCTTTACCCTCATACATTACGCAAATAA
- a CDS encoding fasciclin domain-containing protein encodes MTVFTSVTTPGRLLRSWLPVLFLLVMACRKQDIEPEPVGDPVPYNGPVLGLKETLEKSPYTIFRTAWNRANIDARLKKAGTTSFTIIAPTDKAFQDAGWTMDKINQAAPEVLDTLLSYHIGATQIHPASLAELNGNLPIVTLLKSTTIPTFDDSRPYKYVIYAGVYHDSLFVNGKPVSKWGQALESTTATIYPADKVLVKPRQDMLSFLKADNRFSFYLEACRINDSLYEDKNPWDQYLWDMPMLSANALSPGQFTLVVPTNDAFRKSGFNSVEDIRQRCYQALPIGDPDYDENSYYRYPTTAMDSILLPNRMSYVGLDGPYGMREMYPVYFMNELMVNRSVSGLLLRPGSAYSSPPKIYELDFAVTNGNIWVKRLGSSGQRIPLVQTDINVLNGVIHIVNDGLFMP; translated from the coding sequence ATGACCGTGTTTACATCTGTTACCACACCAGGCAGGCTGTTGAGGTCCTGGTTGCCTGTATTGTTTTTACTGGTGATGGCCTGCCGCAAGCAGGACATCGAACCGGAGCCGGTAGGAGATCCGGTGCCCTATAACGGACCTGTATTAGGGCTAAAAGAAACGCTGGAGAAATCTCCCTATACTATTTTCAGGACAGCGTGGAACCGCGCCAATATAGACGCACGTCTCAAAAAAGCCGGTACCACTTCTTTTACCATCATCGCTCCAACGGACAAAGCTTTTCAGGATGCTGGCTGGACCATGGATAAAATAAATCAGGCAGCGCCGGAAGTACTGGACACCCTGCTGTCTTATCATATCGGTGCTACCCAGATACATCCGGCTTCGCTGGCGGAACTCAATGGTAACCTACCCATCGTGACATTGCTGAAATCTACTACTATACCCACTTTTGACGATTCTCGTCCGTATAAATATGTGATTTATGCCGGCGTTTATCACGATAGCCTGTTTGTCAACGGCAAACCTGTCAGCAAATGGGGACAGGCGCTGGAAAGCACCACTGCCACCATTTATCCTGCAGATAAAGTGCTGGTGAAACCGCGACAGGACATGCTTTCCTTCCTGAAGGCAGATAACAGGTTTAGTTTTTATCTGGAAGCCTGCCGTATCAATGACAGTTTGTATGAAGATAAAAATCCCTGGGATCAGTATCTGTGGGACATGCCGATGCTTTCTGCCAATGCCCTCTCCCCGGGACAGTTTACCCTCGTCGTTCCTACCAATGACGCCTTCCGTAAAAGCGGTTTTAATTCAGTAGAAGACATCCGCCAGCGTTGCTATCAGGCGCTTCCTATCGGTGATCCGGATTACGATGAAAACTCCTATTACCGTTACCCTACCACAGCAATGGACTCTATACTGTTGCCCAACAGAATGAGCTATGTTGGATTAGACGGACCTTATGGCATGCGGGAAATGTACCCGGTATATTTTATGAATGAGCTGATGGTAAACAGAAGCGTATCCGGACTGTTGTTGAGACCAGGTTCCGCATATAGTAGTCCGCCTAAAATATATGAACTGGATTTCGCTGTAACCAATGGTAACATATGGGTTAAAAGACTGGGTTCCTCCGGACAGCGGATCCCACTGGTACAGACAGATATCAATGTGCTGAACGGGGTAATTCATATTGTGAACGATGGTCTGTTCATGCCCTAA
- a CDS encoding fasciclin domain-containing protein yields the protein MKRTFYTGILLLLLAACQKDDKATPDTMDSNRITYVIADNLFNFSSFNAAVERTGYGPKLAGAGPFTVLVPDNNAFMKAGYGTTNAVLQERLSVLNNIVGYHVLSGTWELNKLPFTFNQELTTATGAKMYATRWVKGKDTLLTINGTPVVSYNLPASNGLIQVLSEVLQPLVNKTLSDAIAADTALTFLNVALQQAGMKDMMSTGNVYTFMAPSNNAFRNEGFPNADSVGQTDPAVLRRLLYYSFFEGRRFVYDYILTTDASNKSQQAMYNGNNITISLLKSGVKYTGITLQGSGNTSPVKIVKSNVLAGNGVVHTIDQLLKENQ from the coding sequence ATGAAACGCACTTTCTATACAGGCATACTGCTGCTCTTGCTGGCTGCATGCCAGAAAGATGATAAAGCAACACCGGACACGATGGACAGCAACCGCATCACTTATGTGATTGCTGACAACCTGTTCAACTTCTCCAGTTTTAATGCTGCTGTGGAACGTACCGGATATGGGCCCAAACTGGCCGGTGCTGGTCCTTTTACCGTACTGGTACCCGATAACAATGCCTTTATGAAAGCCGGTTACGGCACCACCAACGCGGTATTGCAGGAAAGACTGTCCGTATTGAACAATATAGTTGGATACCATGTACTCAGCGGTACCTGGGAACTCAATAAACTGCCCTTTACCTTCAATCAGGAACTGACCACCGCTACCGGTGCTAAAATGTATGCCACCCGCTGGGTGAAAGGAAAAGATACCCTGCTGACTATCAACGGTACACCAGTAGTGAGTTACAACCTTCCCGCCAGCAACGGTCTGATTCAGGTGCTGAGTGAAGTATTGCAACCACTGGTCAACAAAACCTTGTCAGATGCTATCGCTGCAGATACCGCACTCACTTTCCTGAATGTGGCATTACAACAGGCTGGTATGAAAGATATGATGTCTACCGGTAACGTATATACGTTTATGGCGCCATCCAATAATGCATTCCGCAATGAAGGTTTTCCGAATGCCGACAGCGTTGGTCAAACAGATCCGGCCGTACTCCGCAGGCTCCTTTATTATTCTTTCTTCGAAGGCCGCCGCTTCGTATACGACTATATCCTCACCACAGATGCCTCCAACAAAAGCCAGCAGGCAATGTACAATGGTAACAATATCACCATCAGCCTGCTGAAGAGCGGCGTGAAATATACCGGTATCACCTTACAGGGTTCCGGTAACACTTCACCGGTGAAGATTGTGAAAAGCAATGTGCTGGCAGGAAATGGCGTGGTACATACTATCGACCAGCTGTTGAAGGAAAACCAATAA